The Gadus macrocephalus chromosome 13, ASM3116895v1 genome includes a window with the following:
- the phf2 gene encoding lysine-specific demethylase phf2 isoform X1 gives MATVPPVYCICRLPYDVTQFMIECDACKDWFHGSCVGVDEDDAPDIDIYHCPNCEKTDGKSTLKKKKNWNKQDTGQSTDIKAVQNGSQVFIKELRSRTFPSAEDVVVKLTGPQLSMDYLEENGFNEPILVLKKEGLGMSLPAPTFYISDVENNVGPDVGVDVVDVPKQTDSKMKLKEFVDYYYSTNRKKVLNVINLEFSDTRMDGMVESPAIVRRLSWVQNYWPDDALLGKPKVTKYCLICVKDSYTDFHIECGGASVWYHVLKGEKIFFLIKPTSANLSLYDRWRSSSNHSEMFFADQVDKCYKCTLKQGQTLLIPSGWINAILTPVDCLAFSGHFVHNLSVEMQMRAYEVERRLKVKTLTPFPNFETACWYVGRHYLERFKGLHKANKQPAPYLVHGAKILNGAFRAWTKKQALLEHEDELPENMKPTQLIKDLAREIRVAENATKAVKSEPSSAKVPVEEPPSAHSDGEEESDSPAHTPSPGRDKTPRKKATKPSKPPKMPKAPKPPKAPKVKEGGKKKGKKAKEPTPPPPKPSSFAALESHAKDILSKMDQPKKGKAVKNVLSMSEKEISKQNNVEKFEIREQNRNKTEAKWKYKNSKPDSLLKMEEESKMDRSSMNKDRFSFTMSHKKLLGSKALKPAGSPGVFGALQNLKEDKAKPVRDEYEYVSDEGELKIDEFPIRRKKNATKRDLSFLSNIREPITPAKKPKLLPAVTKNADSSDEESLHIDTEVKPEVKGRNSKVKKKGGNAAGILDLLQASKQVGGIDYNTNSQRPASPSTQEAIQGMLSMANLSSSDSLPQPWSNSQSKTNSQSKGNSQAKGNSQAKGNSQAKTNSQAKTNSQAKTNSQSKGNSQAKGNSLAKTNSQAKANSQGKTNSQAKGNSQPKTNSQSKANSQPKANSQPKANSHGAQADKKGGRAGAGAGGGGGNSKRPAKRVPKKPRKSSSIDSMDFDDDQDHMDACFKDSDYGEPPATLAGSL, from the exons ATGGCGACTGTACCACCAGTGTATTGCATCTGCAGATTACCGTACGACGTAACCCAGTTTATGATCGAGTGCGACGCCTGCAAGGACTGGTTCCACGGAAG ctgtgtgggtgtggatgaGGATGATGCCCCTGATATCGACATCTACCACTGTCCCAACTGCGAGAAAACGGACGGTAAATCCACCC tcAAAAAGAAGAAGAACTGGAACAAACAGGACACGGGACAGAGCACCGACATCAAGGCTGTTCAGAATGGCAGCCAAGTGTTCATCAAGGAACTCCGTAGCAGGACGTTCCCGAG TGCGGAGGACGTGGTGGTGAAGCTGACCGGGCCCCAGCTCAGCATGGACTACCTGGAGGAGAACGGCTTCAACGAGCCCATCCTGGTGCTGAAGAAGGAGGGCCTGGGCATGTCGCTGCCCGCCCCCACCTTCTACATCAGCGACGTGGAGAACAACGTTG GCCCTGATGTGGGCGTCGACGTGGTGGACGTGCCCAAGCAGACGGACAGCAAGATGAAGCTGAAGGAGTTTGTGGACTATTACTACAGCACCAACCGCAAGAAGGTCCTGAACGTCATCAACCTGGAATTCTCCGACACCAG gATGGACGGCATGGTGGAGAGCCCAGCGATCGTGCGCCGGCTGTCCTGGGTGCAGAACTACTGGCCGGACGACGCGCTGCTGGGGAAGCCCAAGGTCACCAAGTACTGCCTGATCTGCGTGAAGGACAGCTACACAGACTTCCACATCGAGTGCGGAGGCGCCTCAGTGTGGTACCACGTGCTCAAG GGGGAGAAGATCTTCTTCCTCATCAAGCCCACCTCGGCCAACCTGTCGCTGTACGACCGCTGGAGGTCCTCGTCCAATCACAGCGAGATGTTCTTCGCTGACCAGGTGGACAAGTGTTACAAGTGCACGCTGAAGCAGGGCCAGACCCTCCTCATCCCTTCAG GTTGGATCAACGCAATCCTGACCCCAGTGGACTGTCTGGCCTTTTCCGGCCACTTTGTGCACAACCTCAGTGTGGAGATGCAGATGAG GGCGTACGAGGTGGAGCGGCGGCTGAAGGTGAAGACCCTCACGCCCTTCCCCAACTTCGAGACGGCGTGCTGGTACGTGGGGCGCCACTACCTGGAGAGGTTCAAAG GTTTACATAAAGCCAACAAGCAGCCGGCGCCCTACCTGGTGCACGGCGCCAAGATCCTCAACGGCGCCTTCAGAGCCTGGACCAAGAAACAG GCCCTGCTGGAACACGAGGACGAGCTCCCGGAGAACATGAAGCCCACCCAGCTCATCAAGGACCTGGCCCGGGAGATCCGCGTGGCGGAGAACGCCACCAAGGCGGTGAAGAGCGAGCCCAGCAGCGCCAAGGTGCCCGTGGAGGAGCCCCCCTCCGCGCACtcggacggggaggaggagtccGACAGCCCCGCCCACACGCCCTCGCCCGGCCGCGACAAGACCCCCCGGAAGAAGGCCACCAAGCCCTCCAAGCCGCCCAAGATGCCCAAGGCGCCCAAGCCCCCCAAGGCGCCCAAGGTGAAGGAAGGCGGGAAGAAGAAGGGCAAGAAGGCCAAGGAGCCGACGCCGCCGCCCCCCAAACCCTCCAGCTTCGCGGCGTTGGAGTCCCACGCCAAGGACATCCTCAGCAAGATGGACCAGCCCAAGAAGGGCAAG GCGGTTAAGAATGTCCTGAGTATGTCAGAGAAAGAAATATCAAAGCAGAACAATGTGGAGAAGTTTGAGATCAGAGAGCAGAATAGGAACAAGACTGAAGCGAAGTGGAAGTACAAG AATAGTAAACCAGACTCCCTACTGAaaatggaggaggagagcaaaATGGACCGGTCGTCGATGAACAAAGACCGGTTCAGCTTCACCATGTCCCACAAGAAGCTCCTCGG GTCTAAGGCCCTGAAGCCGGCCGGCAGCCCGGGCGTGTTCGGCGCGCTGCAGAACCTGAAGGAGGACAAGGCCAAGCCGGTGCGGGACGAGTACGAGTACGTCTCAGATGAGGGCGAGCTGAAGATCGACGAGTTCCCCATCAGGAGGAAGAAGAATGCCACCAAGAGGGACCTCTCCT TTTTATCCAACATACGAGAGCCGATCACGCCGGCCAAGAAACCAAAGCTCCTGCCCGCCGTCACCAAG AACGCAGACTCCTCTGACGAAGAGTCATTACACATCGACACCGAGGTCAAACCCGAGGTCAAAGGTCGCAACTCGAAGGTCAAGAAGAAGGGCGGGAACGCCGCCGGCATCCTCGACCTGTTGCAGGCCAGCAAGCAAGTGGGCGGCATCGACTACAACACCAACAG TCAGCGTCCTGCATCCCCCAGCACACAGGAGGCCATCCAGGGCATGCTGTCCATGGCCAACCTGTCCTCCTCGGACAGCCTGCCGCAGCCCTGGTCCAACAGCCAGTCCAAGACCAACAGTCAGTCCAAAGGGAACAGCCAGGCCAAGGGGAACAGCCAGGCCAAGGGGAACAGCCAGGCCAAGACCAACAGCCAGGCCAAGACCAACAGCCAGGCCAAGACCAACAGCCAATCGAAAGGGAACAGCCAGGCCAAGGGGAACAGCCTGGCCAAGACGAACAGCCAGGCCAAGGCGAACAGCCAGGGCAAGACGAACAGCCAGGCCAAGGGGAACAGCCAGCCCAAAACCAACAGCCAGTCCAAAGCCAACAGCCAGCCCAAGGCCAACAGCCAGCCCAAGGCCAACTCGCACGGCGCCCAGGCCGACAAGAAGGGCGGCCGGGCGGGCGCGGgcgccggaggcggaggcgggAACAGCAAGCGGCCGGCCAAGAGAGTCCCCAAGAAGCCCCGCAAGAGCAGCAGCATCGACAGCATGGACTTCGACGATGACCAGGACCACATGGACGCCTGCTTCAAGGACTCGGACTACGGTGAGCCCCCGGCGACGCTCGCCGGATCCCTTTAA